One segment of Pseudomonadota bacterium DNA contains the following:
- a CDS encoding metal ABC transporter permease, translating into MLVNLSVDELWVIATCAVCGAACAIPGVFLMLRRSALLGDAISHAILPGITVAFMISGERSPIFMLLGAALAGLLTALLSSLLSQSTILKKDAALGIVFTTMFAIGVLLLTWGARNVDLDPGCVLYGLAELTPFDTTELFSMLLPRSFVWLSIILLINIALVSIFFKELKISSFDPVLASALGFNTTLIHYVLITSVTITAVASFEAVGSILVISMLITPAATAYLLTDRLGLLIFIAAALGIVAAFGGYAGALTLNTSVAGMMSVVSGVIFAISLVVAPRHGLAQRVITRAMLRYRILRDDILGMLYRWHEVVGRDHSNPLTHREIYQALGRSILTRLALRSLIRRGEVVRALNAPLHLTERGMLEAQALVRSHRLWESYLAKHLGLALDHLHIPSERTEHFIGLALTRELEKELATKLDPHGKVIP; encoded by the coding sequence ATGCTAGTTAATCTTTCTGTAGATGAGCTCTGGGTGATCGCAACCTGTGCGGTGTGCGGGGCTGCCTGTGCGATTCCAGGTGTTTTTCTAATGCTAAGGCGCTCGGCCCTCTTGGGGGATGCGATCTCACACGCAATCCTTCCCGGTATTACAGTAGCCTTTATGATAAGCGGCGAGAGAAGCCCCATTTTTATGCTGCTTGGGGCGGCGCTGGCGGGGCTGCTAACGGCGCTACTCTCCTCTCTCCTCTCTCAAAGTACGATCCTTAAGAAGGATGCAGCGCTAGGTATAGTTTTTACGACCATGTTTGCTATCGGAGTTCTCCTACTTACCTGGGGCGCTCGTAACGTCGATCTCGATCCGGGGTGTGTACTATATGGGCTGGCAGAATTGACCCCATTTGATACGACCGAGCTCTTCTCTATGCTGCTACCACGCAGCTTTGTCTGGCTCAGTATTATCCTCCTAATAAACATAGCTCTCGTATCGATATTTTTTAAGGAGCTTAAAATCTCCTCCTTTGATCCGGTGCTGGCCTCGGCGCTTGGATTTAATACCACCCTGATTCACTACGTACTGATAACAAGCGTTACTATTACAGCGGTCGCCTCCTTTGAGGCGGTTGGATCGATACTGGTTATCTCGATGTTAATCACCCCGGCCGCAACAGCCTATCTACTTACCGACAGGCTCGGGCTGTTGATCTTCATTGCGGCGGCGCTCGGTATCGTTGCGGCGTTCGGTGGGTACGCCGGCGCCCTTACCCTAAACACCTCGGTCGCTGGGATGATGAGCGTAGTATCAGGAGTTATCTTTGCTATTAGCCTGGTAGTGGCACCACGCCACGGCCTTGCACAACGGGTCATTACTAGAGCGATGCTGCGCTACCGCATCCTCCGTGACGATATACTCGGCATGTTATATCGCTGGCACGAAGTCGTTGGTAGGGATCACAGTAACCCCCTAACTCACCGCGAGATCTATCAGGCGCTAGGGCGAAGTATTTTAACGCGCCTGGCGCTGCGCTCGCTTATCAGACGGGGCGAGGTGGTGCGTGCCTTAAACGCCCCCCTACACCTAACGGAGCGTGGTATGCTTGAGGCTCAGGCCCTGGTGCGTTCACACCGACTGTGGGAATCGTATCTGGCAAAGCACCTTGGGCTTGCACTCGATCACCTGCATATTCCATCCGAGCGTACCGAGCACTTTATAGGACTAGCCTTAACGCGCGAGTTAGAGAAAGAGCTCGCTACAAAACTGGATCCGCACGGTAAGGTTATTCCGTAG
- a CDS encoding metal ABC transporter permease translates to MDFLDHLTSFNTLLVMLGTSLLGLSCGVVGCFTVLRQRALVGDAIAHAALPGVCVSFLLFYDRHFGYLFAGAVVFGLLSVIMISSICSYSRIKEDAAIGIVLSSLFGLGIALSRIIHNTPDGNYAGLDNFIFGKAATITSADVWFIMVVSILAIFFVTIFFKELQLLCFDREFAWTQGYPVMALDIFLMGLVAMCTAAGLPAVGAVLVASLLIIPAASARLWTDNLRTMLFLAGAFGALSCLSGTVLSVAIPGPLASQGLPTGPLIIISSAVIFSLSLTLSPSHGLYAYLVRRGRRHAS, encoded by the coding sequence ATGGACTTTCTTGATCACCTCACCTCCTTTAATACGCTCCTGGTTATGCTAGGAACGTCGCTGCTCGGCCTGTCGTGCGGGGTGGTTGGTTGCTTTACCGTATTGCGACAGAGGGCACTGGTTGGAGACGCCATAGCGCATGCCGCTCTCCCCGGAGTGTGCGTTTCATTCCTGCTTTTTTACGACCGACACTTTGGTTATCTCTTTGCTGGCGCCGTAGTTTTTGGGCTTTTAAGCGTAATCATGATCTCCTCTATCTGCTCATATTCCCGAATAAAGGAGGACGCCGCTATAGGGATAGTGCTTAGCTCACTCTTCGGTCTTGGGATCGCGCTATCTCGTATTATTCATAATACACCGGATGGTAACTACGCCGGATTAGATAACTTTATCTTCGGCAAAGCTGCGACGATAACCAGCGCTGACGTTTGGTTTATTATGGTGGTCTCGATACTAGCGATATTCTTCGTTACGATATTTTTCAAGGAGCTGCAGCTACTCTGCTTCGACCGCGAGTTCGCCTGGACCCAGGGCTATCCGGTAATGGCACTTGATATCTTCCTGATGGGTCTAGTTGCTATGTGTACAGCAGCAGGGCTGCCTGCTGTTGGGGCTGTGCTTGTGGCCTCTCTTCTTATTATTCCAGCCGCTAGCGCCCGACTCTGGACCGATAACCTACGAACGATGCTCTTTCTTGCCGGAGCTTTCGGCGCCCTCTCCTGCCTCTCTGGAACGGTGCTAAGTGTCGCTATACCTGGCCCGCTAGCCTCGCAGGGGCTTCCAACAGGGCCCCTAATCATCATCTCAAGCGCTGTAATCTTCTCGCTCTCGCTAACACTATCTCCATCTCATGGGCTCTATGCATATCTTGTAAGACGGGGTCGCCGCCATGCTAGTTAA
- a CDS encoding metal ABC transporter ATP-binding protein: MTKTTAIEVHDLTVAYGQKPVLWDIDVEIPSGKLVAIVGPNGAGKSTLLKAILGLVPTTTGFIRALNQPIDLVRKRIGYVPQRESVDWDFPITVQEVVLMGRYGKLGWIKRPSASDREFAAACLAQVGIEAFADRQIRQLSGGQQQRVFLARALAQEPDLFLMDEPFSGVDAATERVIIDILRVLRSTGKTVVAVHHDLQTIPEYFDWVVMLNLRLVAAGSISDVYTPENLHATYGGRLTILDRITEAVRTGTVRSEQDISSKIT, from the coding sequence ATGACAAAAACAACGGCGATTGAGGTACATGACCTAACGGTTGCTTACGGACAAAAACCTGTCCTATGGGATATCGATGTTGAGATACCTAGCGGTAAACTAGTTGCGATCGTCGGCCCAAATGGCGCCGGTAAATCAACCTTACTTAAGGCGATCCTCGGATTAGTGCCCACAACAACCGGCTTTATCCGCGCTCTTAATCAACCGATCGATCTAGTTCGCAAACGGATCGGGTACGTTCCACAGCGCGAGAGCGTTGATTGGGACTTCCCAATAACGGTTCAAGAGGTGGTTCTGATGGGTCGCTACGGAAAGCTCGGCTGGATAAAGCGCCCGAGCGCTAGCGACCGCGAGTTTGCCGCCGCCTGTCTAGCACAGGTAGGTATAGAGGCCTTTGCCGACCGTCAGATTCGACAACTATCAGGAGGACAGCAACAACGCGTCTTTCTAGCGCGAGCCCTCGCTCAGGAGCCCGATCTATTTCTGATGGATGAGCCCTTCTCGGGGGTCGATGCCGCCACAGAGCGCGTTATCATCGATATCCTACGAGTCTTGCGATCTACAGGGAAAACTGTGGTCGCCGTACACCACGATCTGCAAACTATCCCAGAATATTTCGACTGGGTAGTAATGCTAAACCTGCGCCTAGTAGCCGCTGGTAGTATCAGCGACGTATACACCCCAGAGAATCTTCATGCGACCTATGGAGGAAGGCTTACTATCCTCGACCGTATTACTGAGGCGGTACGTACCGGTACGGTACGGAGCGAGCAGGATATCTCAAGCAAAATAACGTAA
- a CDS encoding zinc ABC transporter substrate-binding protein: MVHLFARDTIYRLASVALLVLLSPCKLGLTESPPFTIITTTNIIADTARSIAGTNPGTIPGSTPGSIPGTAVETEGGTGIVITPLMREGVDPHTYKPSPGDLRALSQASLILFNGLHLEGKMADVFEKLSKRQPVVAVTDTIAHDRLRTTSTIAVAHDPHVWFDVSLWILASERIRDALSEYNPAHKAGYHSRFAALRERLIALDLWCASELSTIPQDSRLLVTSHDAFGYFGAAYDIEVLGVQGISTDSEASLRDINNLVRTLSMRRIPAVFIETSVSPKMVEALVEGARAQGHAISIGGTLFSDSLGSPATPEGTYEGMVRHNVTTIKKALSRGK; the protein is encoded by the coding sequence ATGGTACATTTGTTTGCTAGGGATACAATATACAGGCTAGCCTCTGTCGCCTTACTTGTCCTCCTAAGCCCCTGCAAACTGGGACTAACAGAGTCTCCCCCTTTTACAATAATCACAACAACGAACATTATCGCCGATACGGCGCGCTCTATCGCCGGCACCAACCCTGGCACTATCCCTGGCTCCACCCCTGGCTCCATCCCCGGTACAGCGGTAGAGACAGAAGGAGGAACAGGGATAGTAATCACACCCCTGATGCGCGAAGGGGTCGACCCACACACATATAAACCCTCCCCCGGAGACCTGCGCGCGCTCTCACAGGCCTCGCTAATTCTCTTTAACGGTCTGCATCTAGAGGGAAAGATGGCGGACGTTTTCGAAAAACTCTCTAAACGACAGCCGGTCGTGGCCGTAACTGACACCATTGCGCACGATCGCCTGCGGACAACATCCACCATCGCCGTGGCCCACGATCCGCATGTATGGTTCGATGTCTCGCTCTGGATCCTTGCCTCAGAGAGGATTCGGGACGCTCTGAGCGAGTATAATCCAGCTCATAAGGCCGGCTACCATAGCCGTTTTGCGGCTTTACGCGAGAGGCTCATCGCACTCGATCTATGGTGCGCCTCAGAGCTCAGCACAATACCGCAAGACTCCCGACTACTTGTCACCTCTCACGACGCATTTGGATATTTTGGAGCAGCGTATGATATCGAGGTGCTCGGTGTTCAGGGTATTAGCACCGATAGCGAGGCTAGCCTCCGCGATATAAACAATCTGGTGCGAACCCTCAGCATGCGACGTATCCCAGCGGTTTTTATCGAAACAAGTGTCTCTCCAAAGATGGTAGAGGCGCTCGTTGAGGGAGCTCGCGCACAGGGCCATGCTATCTCAATTGGCGGAACCCTCTTTAGTGACTCCCTCGGTAGTCCTGCGACACCTGAGGGCACTTATGAGGGCATGGTACGTCACAACGTAACAACGATTAAAAAAGCCCTCTCACGCGGCAAATGA
- the mntR gene encoding manganese-binding transcriptional regulator MntR — MKSDSKSCKTKKRHVGAPSAEHHRKAREARASEIAHDYVEVIDDLIKAGSEARLVDIARRLGVTHVTVNRTVARLRKQGLVISERYRSIFLTEAGKKLAEQVRRRHRIVLNFLLSLGIREGIARTDAEGIEHHVSKATLRAFERHIAGKNRN; from the coding sequence ATGAAGTCCGATTCTAAAAGCTGTAAAACAAAAAAACGGCACGTTGGGGCACCCTCGGCCGAGCACCACCGAAAGGCCAGGGAGGCCAGGGCGAGCGAGATTGCGCACGACTACGTTGAGGTTATCGATGACCTTATAAAAGCTGGGAGTGAGGCGCGCCTAGTCGATATCGCGCGCCGTTTGGGGGTTACCCACGTTACCGTTAACCGAACTGTGGCTAGGCTGCGCAAACAGGGGTTGGTGATTAGTGAGCGATATCGATCTATATTTCTAACCGAGGCTGGTAAAAAGCTCGCCGAACAGGTACGTCGGAGGCATCGGATCGTGCTGAATTTCCTCCTATCGTTAGGAATTAGGGAGGGGATAGCAAGAACGGATGCTGAGGGGATCGAGCACCACGTTAGTAAGGCGACCCTACGCGCGTTTGAGAGGCATATAGCTGGGAAGAACAGGAACTAG